The Ornithinimicrobium faecis genome includes a window with the following:
- a CDS encoding AzlC family ABC transporter permease: MTTPGRARFAEWRRAPEDTAVIRKALGVALATGLYGVTAGALAVAAGLSVLQAMALSLLLFSGGSQFAFFGVIGAGGSPVAAVASSTLLGVRNGFYGLQVSQLLGVRRWARPLAAHFTIDESTAVAVTQTQTRQQRIGFWVTGVGIFALWNLTTFIGAIAGEAMGDPRTYGLDAAAAAAFVGLLWPRLRGRDPLAVAALAVIITVTTAPFVPAGVPVLAAVLAALVVGLPRRGHRTEEAKP, encoded by the coding sequence GTGACCACGCCGGGGCGAGCGCGCTTCGCCGAGTGGCGCCGCGCCCCTGAGGACACGGCGGTCATCCGCAAGGCCCTGGGCGTGGCCCTGGCCACGGGCCTCTACGGTGTCACCGCCGGCGCCCTGGCCGTCGCTGCGGGGCTCTCGGTGCTGCAGGCGATGGCACTCTCGCTTCTCCTGTTCAGTGGCGGCTCGCAGTTCGCCTTCTTCGGAGTGATCGGCGCAGGCGGGAGCCCGGTTGCCGCCGTGGCCAGTTCGACCCTGCTGGGGGTGCGCAACGGGTTCTACGGTCTGCAGGTCTCCCAGTTGCTCGGCGTGCGCCGCTGGGCGCGGCCACTGGCCGCCCACTTCACCATCGACGAGAGCACCGCCGTCGCCGTCACCCAGACCCAGACCCGGCAGCAGCGGATCGGCTTCTGGGTGACCGGCGTGGGCATCTTCGCCCTCTGGAACCTCACGACCTTCATCGGTGCGATCGCTGGCGAAGCGATGGGCGACCCGCGCACCTATGGCCTGGACGCCGCTGCGGCCGCCGCCTTCGTCGGGCTGCTCTGGCCCAGGCTGCGCGGGCGAGACCCGCTGGCCGTCGCGGCCCTGGCGGTCATCATCACGGTCACGACGGCGCCCTTCGTCCCCGCCGGCGTGCCGGTCCTCGCTGCGGTGCTGGCCGCCCTCGTGGTGGGGCTGCCACGGCGGGGCCATCGCACCGAGGAGGCAAAACCGTGA
- a CDS encoding AzlD domain-containing protein, with protein sequence MWFAVLAACALAYALKLAGYLVPQHVLDIPWVHRVTPLLPVALLTALIVTQALLTNDGLVVVDARAAGVGVAVLLLLLRAPFLVVVAAAAVTAALVRALT encoded by the coding sequence ATGTGGTTCGCCGTCCTGGCCGCCTGCGCACTGGCCTATGCGCTCAAGCTCGCGGGCTACCTGGTGCCCCAGCACGTCCTCGACATCCCCTGGGTGCACCGCGTCACCCCGCTGCTCCCCGTCGCCCTGCTCACGGCGCTGATCGTCACCCAGGCACTGCTGACCAACGACGGCCTCGTCGTCGTGGACGCCCGCGCCGCCGGAGTCGGTGTCGCCGTCCTGCTCCTGCTGCTGCGTGCTCCCTTCCTGGTGGTCGTGGCAGCTGCCGCCGTCACTGCGGCCCTGGTCCGCGCGCTGACCTGA
- a CDS encoding heparan-alpha-glucosaminide N-acetyltransferase domain-containing protein — translation MGRIIGIDLARCLALLGMITAHLVDSGAGGEVGGWFLVTAGRSSALFAVLAGVSIALVTRSRPDRTPTGSRLALLTRAILVAAIGLVLGIPDSGLAVILTYYGVLFLVALPVITWSAKRLAILAVSWGLISPVVSLALRPHLPASTYDVPTPASLADPLQLLSELTITGYYPVLTWATYLFAGMAIGRLDLRSATVRRWLVVLGGWGGVLALAVDRLALRSDNARASLVATYDRWEPVASWADLDRVLETGLYGTTPTGSWTWLWVWSPHSGSIVDLAHTVGSAMFVIGISLIVVKIVGRRGERPLQVLAGAGAMTLTLYAVHVAVVAAGRGAAMGEDSWALDLRVHLLGVLVVGAIFALCRWRGPLEQFVGEISTAVARARR, via the coding sequence GTGGGACGCATCATCGGCATCGACCTGGCGCGCTGCCTGGCCCTGCTCGGCATGATCACGGCCCACCTCGTCGACAGCGGCGCCGGCGGTGAGGTCGGCGGCTGGTTCCTGGTCACCGCTGGCCGGTCCTCGGCCCTGTTCGCCGTCCTGGCTGGCGTCTCGATCGCGCTGGTCACCCGCAGCAGACCCGACCGGACCCCAACAGGCTCCCGGCTCGCCCTGCTGACCCGAGCGATCCTGGTCGCGGCGATCGGGTTGGTTCTCGGCATCCCCGACTCGGGGCTCGCGGTGATCCTCACCTATTACGGCGTGCTCTTCCTCGTCGCCCTGCCAGTCATCACCTGGTCCGCGAAGCGCCTGGCGATCCTGGCCGTGAGTTGGGGGCTGATCTCCCCGGTGGTGAGCCTGGCGCTGCGACCGCACCTGCCCGCCTCGACCTACGACGTGCCCACCCCGGCCTCGCTGGCCGATCCGTTGCAGCTCCTCAGCGAGCTGACCATCACTGGCTACTATCCGGTGCTGACCTGGGCGACCTACCTGTTCGCCGGGATGGCCATCGGCCGGCTCGACCTGCGCTCGGCCACGGTCCGCCGCTGGCTGGTGGTCCTCGGAGGCTGGGGCGGCGTCCTCGCGCTCGCGGTCGACCGGCTGGCCCTGCGCAGCGACAACGCCAGGGCAAGCCTGGTGGCGACCTACGACCGTTGGGAGCCCGTCGCGAGCTGGGCCGACCTGGACCGGGTCCTGGAGACCGGTCTCTATGGCACCACACCGACCGGTTCCTGGACCTGGCTGTGGGTGTGGTCCCCCCACAGCGGCTCCATCGTTGACCTCGCCCACACGGTGGGGAGCGCCATGTTTGTCATCGGCATCAGTCTGATCGTGGTGAAGATCGTCGGCCGCCGCGGCGAGCGGCCGCTTCAGGTGCTCGCGGGCGCGGGAGCGATGACCCTGACTCTGTATGCCGTGCACGTCGCCGTGGTGGCGGCCGGCCGCGGCGCTGCAATGGGTGAGGACAGCTGGGCACTGGACCTGCGCGTCCACCTGCTGGGGGTGCTGGTGGTCGGCGCGATCTTCGCGCTCTGCCGTTGGCGCGGCCCCCTGGAACAGTTTGTGGGCGAGATCAGCACGGCCGTCGCCCGCGCTCGTCGCTGA
- a CDS encoding polyribonucleotide nucleotidyltransferase, with protein sequence MEGPEITFAEAVIDNGSFGTRTVRFETGRLAKQAGGSVTAYLDDETMLLSTTTASKHPKDHFDFFPLTVDVEERMYAAGKIPGSFFRREGRPSTDAILTCRLIDRPLRPTFAKGLRNEVQVVITVLSLNPDHQYDVLAINAASLSTQISGLPFSGPIGGVRISLIDDQWVAFPNFSDAERSTFDMVVAGRVVGQDADGNDDVAIMMVEAESTEATWDLVNTLNKTAPTEEIVAQGLEAAKGFIATLCKAQSELATSAAKEVQEFPRFLDYEDDAYAAVEGEVLTDLSAALQIAGKAEREDRIAEIKTAAKGKLLGLHWDAAGDSDVKPDAPFAGRDKEIDAAYRAVQKKLIRERIIKEKVRIDGRGLADIRALSAEVEVIPRAHGSAIFERGETQIMGVTTLNMLRMEQQLDTLSPVTRKRYMHNYNFPPYSTGETGRVGSPKRREIGHGALAERALMPVLPTREEFPYAIRQVSEALSSNGSTSMGSVCASTMSLLNAGVPLRAPVAGIAMGLVSVEVDGETQYAALTDILGAEDAFGDMDFKVAGTREFVTAIQLDTKLDGIPASVLGGALTQAHDARLHILDVMNEAIDAPDEMSPYAPRVIAVKVPVDKIGEVIGPKGKMINQIQEDTGADISIEDDGTVYIGATDGPSAEAARAAVNAIANPQMPEVGERFLGTVVKTTTFGAFISLLPGKDGLLHISEIRKLVGGKRIDAVEDVLGVGQKVQVELKEIDPRGKLSLAAVVADNGGEGGSETAAAAAEAPVIESADTTPEAPAHVPAAPEDADTADSGGADNSTEGGDDSEGDNDSEGRDRPRRNRRRRGGRGRGANSDNAGGVNAGGDTEG encoded by the coding sequence ATGGAGGGTCCAGAGATCACTTTCGCCGAGGCCGTTATTGACAACGGCTCGTTCGGCACCCGCACCGTCCGGTTCGAGACCGGGCGTCTGGCCAAGCAGGCCGGCGGTTCCGTCACCGCATACCTCGATGACGAGACCATGCTGCTGTCCACCACCACGGCCAGCAAGCACCCGAAGGACCACTTCGACTTCTTCCCCCTGACGGTGGACGTCGAGGAGCGCATGTATGCCGCGGGCAAGATCCCCGGCAGCTTCTTCCGCCGCGAGGGGCGCCCCTCCACGGACGCGATCCTCACCTGTCGCCTGATCGACCGCCCGCTGCGCCCGACCTTCGCCAAGGGCCTGCGCAACGAGGTCCAGGTCGTCATCACCGTCCTGTCCCTGAACCCGGACCACCAGTACGACGTCCTGGCGATCAACGCCGCGTCGCTGTCCACCCAGATCTCGGGCCTGCCGTTCAGCGGTCCGATCGGTGGCGTCCGCATCTCCCTGATCGATGACCAGTGGGTTGCCTTCCCGAACTTCAGCGACGCCGAGCGCTCGACCTTCGACATGGTCGTGGCCGGCCGCGTCGTCGGCCAGGACGCTGATGGCAATGACGACGTCGCGATCATGATGGTCGAGGCCGAGTCCACCGAGGCCACCTGGGACCTGGTCAACACCCTGAACAAGACCGCTCCGACCGAGGAGATCGTCGCGCAGGGCCTGGAGGCCGCCAAGGGCTTCATCGCCACCCTGTGCAAGGCCCAGTCCGAGCTGGCGACCTCCGCCGCCAAGGAGGTCCAGGAGTTCCCGCGCTTCCTCGACTATGAGGACGACGCCTACGCCGCTGTCGAGGGCGAGGTCCTCACCGACCTGAGCGCCGCTCTGCAGATCGCTGGCAAGGCCGAGCGCGAGGACCGCATCGCCGAGATCAAGACTGCCGCCAAGGGCAAGCTGCTCGGCCTGCACTGGGACGCCGCTGGTGACTCCGACGTGAAGCCCGACGCGCCGTTCGCTGGTCGTGACAAGGAGATCGACGCGGCCTACCGCGCCGTGCAGAAGAAGCTGATCCGCGAGCGGATCATCAAGGAGAAGGTCCGCATCGACGGCCGCGGCCTGGCCGACATCCGCGCGCTGAGCGCCGAGGTCGAGGTCATCCCGCGCGCCCACGGCTCGGCCATCTTCGAGCGTGGCGAGACCCAGATCATGGGTGTCACCACGCTCAACATGCTGCGCATGGAGCAGCAGCTGGACACCCTCTCCCCGGTGACCCGCAAGCGTTACATGCACAACTACAACTTCCCGCCCTACAGCACCGGTGAGACCGGTCGCGTGGGCTCCCCGAAGCGTCGCGAGATCGGCCACGGTGCGCTCGCCGAGCGTGCGCTCATGCCCGTCCTGCCGACCCGCGAGGAGTTCCCCTACGCGATCCGCCAGGTCTCCGAGGCGCTGAGCTCCAACGGCTCGACCTCGATGGGCTCGGTCTGTGCGTCCACCATGTCGCTGCTCAACGCTGGTGTGCCGCTGCGCGCGCCGGTCGCGGGCATCGCGATGGGCCTGGTCTCCGTGGAGGTTGACGGAGAGACGCAGTATGCGGCGTTGACCGACATCCTCGGTGCGGAGGACGCCTTCGGTGACATGGACTTCAAGGTCGCCGGAACGCGTGAGTTCGTCACGGCGATCCAGCTCGACACGAAGCTGGACGGCATCCCCGCCTCCGTGCTCGGTGGCGCGCTGACCCAGGCGCACGACGCGCGTCTGCACATCCTGGATGTCATGAACGAGGCCATCGACGCGCCGGACGAGATGAGCCCCTATGCTCCTCGCGTCATCGCGGTGAAGGTCCCCGTTGACAAGATCGGTGAGGTCATCGGCCCGAAGGGCAAGATGATCAACCAGATCCAGGAGGACACCGGCGCCGACATCTCCATCGAGGACGACGGCACCGTCTACATCGGCGCCACCGACGGCCCGTCGGCCGAGGCGGCCCGTGCGGCAGTCAACGCGATCGCCAACCCGCAGATGCCGGAGGTCGGTGAGCGCTTCCTGGGCACCGTGGTCAAGACCACGACGTTCGGTGCGTTCATCTCCCTGCTCCCGGGCAAGGACGGCCTGCTGCACATCTCCGAGATCCGCAAGCTCGTCGGCGGCAAGCGCATCGACGCTGTCGAGGACGTGCTGGGCGTGGGCCAGAAGGTCCAGGTCGAGCTCAAGGAGATCGACCCGCGCGGCAAGCTCTCGCTGGCTGCGGTCGTGGCCGACAACGGCGGCGAGGGCGGCAGCGAGACCGCTGCCGCGGCTGCCGAGGCTCCCGTCATCGAGTCCGCGGACACCACCCCGGAGGCTCCGGCCCACGTGCCGGCTGCCCCCGAAGACGCTGACACTGCAGACTCGGGCGGCGCCGACAACTCCACCGAGGGCGGTGACGACTCCGAGGGCGACAACGACTCCGAGGGGCGCGACCGCCCGCGCCGCAACCGCCGCCGTCGCGGTGGCCGCGGTCGTGGCGCCAACAGCGACAACGCTGGCGGCGTCAACGCTGGCGGCGACACTGAGGGCTGA
- the rpsO gene encoding 30S ribosomal protein S15 — protein sequence MPLDTAVKKQIMEEYATVEGDTGSPEVQIAMLTQRITDLTEHSRQHKHDHHSRRGLLLLVGRRKRLLRYLQDTDIERYRALIKRLGLRR from the coding sequence ATGCCATTGGACACTGCTGTGAAGAAGCAGATCATGGAGGAGTACGCCACCGTCGAGGGTGACACGGGCTCTCCTGAGGTGCAGATTGCGATGCTCACGCAGCGCATCACGGACCTGACCGAGCACTCGCGTCAGCACAAGCACGACCACCACAGCCGTCGTGGCCTGCTGCTGCTCGTCGGCCGTCGCAAGCGCCTCCTGCGTTACCTGCAGGACACCGACATCGAGCGCTACCGCGCGCTGATCAAGCGCCTCGGCCTGCGCCGCTGA
- a CDS encoding protein kinase domain-containing protein, whose amino-acid sequence MEEPSLHGEQLGPYRLEDVVGVGSFATVYRAVDDRLHDTVVVKVLAENHSLNAEVRERFIAEGRSLRRVGGAHAVTLHDIGETNRQQPYLVLEHADRGTLQQRVTALWREGWRASREDVLALARPLAAAVDSVHRAHLVHRDLSPGNLLLTSTATTLAAHRPDGTGPPTRTRAGETATRAVSRLLGDDERLLVADLGMCKDLALNSGLTVAAGTSGFRPPEQSGPGVVDIRADLWALSALLVWITQETDLPAAFQRVLKRGMSTSPERRQPDAASWLADVEQALAGPEPRPEVSRAQSVPEPVPPAPTPARSRPRRGALMGAVVVGALLVGALTGYLLRTPEDPVSQAAGVTISVLGPEEVVVGEPASFTAQVEGVQSWTWLLPTGRYVSDESQVALTPTATGGAELILRARAPDGTELEERHRLRVVE is encoded by the coding sequence ATGGAGGAGCCGTCGCTGCACGGGGAGCAGCTCGGGCCCTACCGGTTGGAGGATGTCGTCGGGGTGGGGTCCTTTGCGACCGTCTACCGAGCGGTGGACGACCGGCTCCACGACACCGTGGTGGTGAAGGTCCTTGCGGAGAACCACAGCCTCAATGCCGAGGTCCGAGAGCGATTTATCGCCGAGGGGCGCAGCCTGCGACGGGTCGGCGGAGCCCACGCGGTGACCCTCCACGACATCGGGGAGACCAACCGGCAGCAGCCCTACCTGGTGCTGGAGCACGCGGACCGGGGGACCCTGCAACAGCGGGTGACGGCCCTGTGGCGTGAGGGGTGGCGAGCTAGTCGGGAGGATGTGCTCGCGCTGGCCCGTCCGTTGGCGGCGGCAGTCGACTCAGTGCACCGGGCCCATCTGGTCCATCGCGACCTCAGTCCGGGCAACCTGTTATTGACGAGCACCGCGACGACCCTGGCGGCGCACCGTCCCGACGGCACCGGGCCACCCACCCGGACGCGAGCCGGTGAGACAGCCACGAGGGCCGTGTCTCGGCTGTTGGGCGATGACGAACGGTTGCTCGTTGCCGATCTGGGGATGTGCAAGGACCTGGCACTGAACTCCGGGCTCACGGTGGCCGCGGGAACCTCGGGGTTCCGCCCACCCGAGCAGAGCGGTCCCGGGGTGGTCGACATCCGGGCGGACCTCTGGGCGCTGTCAGCCCTGCTGGTCTGGATCACCCAGGAGACCGACCTGCCGGCCGCGTTCCAGCGGGTGCTCAAACGGGGGATGTCCACGAGCCCCGAGCGACGACAGCCCGACGCAGCCAGCTGGCTGGCCGATGTGGAGCAGGCACTCGCCGGACCCGAGCCCCGCCCGGAGGTGTCACGGGCGCAGAGCGTGCCAGAGCCGGTGCCACCCGCACCAACTCCTGCGCGCTCCCGGCCGCGCCGCGGGGCGCTGATGGGCGCCGTCGTGGTCGGTGCCCTGCTGGTGGGCGCGCTCACCGGGTATCTGCTGCGCACCCCGGAGGACCCGGTGTCCCAGGCCGCCGGGGTCACCATCAGCGTGCTCGGGCCCGAGGAGGTCGTCGTGGGTGAGCCAGCGAGCTTCACTGCGCAGGTGGAGGGCGTCCAGAGCTGGACCTGGCTGCTGCCCACCGGTCGTTATGTCTCCGACGAGAGCCAGGTGGCACTGACCCCTACCGCGACCGGCGGCGCGGAACTGATCCTGCGAGCCCGGGCCCCGGACGGCACCGAGTTGGAGGAGCGTCACCGGCTGCGCGTGGTCGAGTGA
- a CDS encoding RNA polymerase sigma factor translates to MAGGHGRELTDDLEQALVAGDHATARRVAADLVGSSESDAALAVLARAATQSPQALELLLESLDASGVVRRFAGAGLLDKSAVDDVSQDSLISVAESIGSYGGRGKLTSWVHSIVRRRTVDYLRRQRDTVPLHEEVGPAARMSSMIATRATVQQVLAELPPTYRAPVTLRDLEGLPYAEIASKLNRPEGTVRAQVTRGRALVAARLRGGEGTAEGVSS, encoded by the coding sequence GTGGCGGGAGGACACGGGAGGGAACTGACCGACGACCTGGAGCAGGCGTTGGTCGCCGGCGACCACGCGACAGCACGGCGGGTCGCCGCAGACCTTGTGGGTTCCAGTGAGAGCGACGCGGCGCTTGCAGTGCTGGCGCGGGCAGCAACACAGTCGCCGCAGGCGCTCGAGCTGCTGTTGGAGTCTCTTGACGCCTCGGGTGTGGTGCGCCGCTTCGCGGGGGCAGGGCTGTTGGACAAGAGCGCTGTCGACGACGTCAGTCAGGACAGTCTGATCTCCGTCGCCGAGTCGATCGGGTCCTACGGCGGCCGCGGCAAGCTCACCAGCTGGGTGCACAGCATCGTGCGGCGCCGCACGGTGGACTACCTGAGACGGCAGCGCGATACCGTTCCGTTGCACGAGGAGGTCGGCCCGGCAGCCCGGATGAGTTCGATGATCGCCACTCGTGCCACCGTCCAGCAGGTCCTGGCCGAGCTACCCCCGACCTACCGGGCACCGGTGACGCTGCGGGACCTGGAGGGTCTGCCGTATGCGGAGATCGCGTCGAAACTGAACCGGCCCGAGGGCACCGTGCGTGCTCAGGTCACCCGGGGGCGCGCGCTGGTGGCGGCGCGGCTGCGGGGCGGGGAGGGCACGGCCGAGGGAGTGAGCTCCTGA
- a CDS encoding PIG-L deacetylase family protein gives MDLHPFPDDWQTALCVAAHPDDLEYGTAAAVAGWTAAGKEVSYLLVTRGEAGIDGMSPEEAAPARAQEERDGAAEVGVDRVDFLDDFTDGIVEHGLPLRQAIAAQIRAVRPDLVVTLTFETTFPGGGVNQADHRAVGLAVLDACADAGNRWIFNDLIAEGLEPWSGVRYVAFSATSQPTHYVDVTETFEAGVASLEAHGQYLDALGPDYPSPRELLTSFMATPELAQHGEKVWTAQVLQR, from the coding sequence ATGGACCTCCACCCTTTCCCGGATGACTGGCAGACCGCCCTGTGCGTGGCGGCCCACCCCGACGACCTGGAGTATGGCACCGCTGCGGCGGTCGCCGGTTGGACCGCGGCTGGCAAGGAGGTCAGCTATCTGCTCGTCACCCGCGGTGAGGCGGGCATCGACGGGATGTCACCGGAGGAGGCTGCGCCGGCCAGGGCCCAGGAGGAGCGGGACGGCGCCGCCGAGGTGGGCGTGGACCGGGTGGATTTCCTGGACGACTTCACTGACGGCATCGTCGAGCACGGCCTGCCACTGCGACAAGCCATCGCGGCGCAGATCCGGGCCGTGCGTCCGGACCTGGTGGTGACGCTGACCTTCGAGACCACCTTCCCCGGCGGCGGTGTCAACCAGGCCGATCACCGCGCGGTCGGTCTCGCGGTGCTGGATGCCTGCGCTGACGCCGGCAACCGGTGGATCTTCAACGACCTGATCGCCGAGGGACTCGAGCCGTGGAGCGGCGTGCGCTACGTCGCTTTCTCGGCCACGTCCCAGCCGACGCACTATGTCGACGTGACGGAGACCTTCGAGGCGGGCGTGGCGTCGCTGGAGGCGCACGGTCAGTATCTCGACGCGCTCGGGCCGGACTATCCGTCGCCGCGCGAGCTGCTCACCAGCTTCATGGCGACGCCGGAACTGGCGCAGCACGGCGAGAAGGTCTGGACCGCCCAGGTGCTGCAGCGCTGA
- a CDS encoding Fpg/Nei family DNA glycosylase, producing the protein MPEGHTLHRLAGELQTAYAGGSPSVTSPQGRFAEGAALLDGLVVERGSAWGKLLFLHFAGERILYVHLGLIGTFVLSSVEGQADPPVTGVVRLRLLDERTVADLRGPMACKVLVPDEAAALLARQGPDPLRPESDPDRAWAKIHGSRRSIAELLMDQTVLAGVGNIYRCEVLWRHRVKPTTAGERIKRATWQAIWDDLSALMPWGVRTGRIITRDEVLADVADAIAAGETPRILDVPRDFSVYQRTGESCYRCGSRVRHAVVAGRNMFWCGNCQRRT; encoded by the coding sequence ATGCCTGAGGGACACACACTGCACCGGCTCGCGGGTGAACTGCAGACGGCGTATGCCGGTGGGTCACCGTCGGTGACCAGCCCCCAGGGGCGGTTTGCCGAGGGTGCCGCCCTGCTCGACGGCCTCGTGGTCGAGCGCGGCTCGGCCTGGGGCAAACTGCTCTTCCTGCACTTTGCGGGCGAGCGGATCCTGTATGTGCACCTGGGGCTGATCGGCACGTTCGTGCTCTCCTCGGTCGAGGGACAGGCAGATCCGCCGGTCACCGGGGTGGTGCGGCTGCGGCTGCTCGATGAGCGGACGGTCGCCGACCTGCGCGGACCGATGGCCTGCAAGGTGCTGGTGCCCGACGAGGCGGCCGCCCTGCTGGCACGACAGGGGCCGGACCCGCTGCGACCGGAGTCCGACCCGGATCGGGCGTGGGCCAAGATCCATGGATCACGTCGCAGCATCGCCGAGCTGCTGATGGACCAGACCGTGTTGGCCGGCGTCGGCAACATCTATCGGTGTGAAGTGCTCTGGCGGCACCGGGTGAAGCCCACGACGGCGGGGGAGCGGATCAAGCGCGCCACCTGGCAGGCGATCTGGGACGACCTGTCCGCGCTGATGCCCTGGGGTGTGCGCACTGGGCGGATCATCACCCGCGACGAGGTGCTGGCGGACGTCGCCGACGCGATCGCGGCGGGGGAGACACCCCGGATCCTGGACGTGCCCCGAGACTTCTCGGTCTATCAGCGCACCGGCGAGTCCTGCTATCGCTGTGGCTCCCGGGTGCGCCACGCGGTGGTGGCCGGCCGCAACATGTTCTGGTGCGGCAACTGCCAGCGCCGCACCTGA
- a CDS encoding VOC family protein: MHRSRIGVVLIDHPVESYDRSAAFWAGARGTERDGAGPPQDNPYESLTPLPGGLMLELQRTGTGTPASVHLDIETDDVASEVARVVALGATVTAHHESYAVLTDPGRLAFCVVPVQTGADFEAHATTWP; this comes from the coding sequence ATGCATCGAAGTCGGATCGGAGTCGTTCTGATCGATCATCCTGTGGAGTCCTACGACCGATCCGCCGCATTCTGGGCGGGGGCGCGTGGGACGGAGCGGGATGGGGCCGGACCGCCGCAGGACAACCCGTATGAGTCACTCACTCCGCTGCCGGGCGGCCTGATGCTCGAGCTCCAGCGCACCGGGACCGGCACCCCAGCAAGCGTGCACCTCGACATCGAGACCGATGACGTGGCGTCCGAGGTGGCCAGGGTCGTGGCCCTGGGCGCGACCGTGACCGCGCACCACGAGAGCTATGCAGTCCTGACTGATCCTGGCCGTCTGGCGTTCTGCGTCGTGCCCGTGCAGACCGGCGCCGACTTCGAGGCCCACGCGACGACCTGGCCCTGA